AGGTTTATGCGAGCCTGCTTTTTGCTATCTGAGACGACGATCGTCCACGGACAAAACGGCGTGTTTGAGGCTAGCAGCATCGAGTATTTGGCGATAGTGTACTGATCCCAGAGCTCCTGGCTTTTCTCGTCCACTGGGGAGATTTTAAACTGCTTGAGCGGGTCGGTGAGGCGCTCTTTGAAGCGCTTTTTTTGCTCCTCTTTTGAGACCGAGAGGTAAAATTTAAAGAAAATAATGCCCGAGTTTTTGATCATCTCCTCAAATTTAGGCACTTCGCGCAAAAACTCCTTGTGTTCCTCCTGTGTGCAAAAGCCCATAACTGGCTCAACGCCCGCACGGTTGTACCACGAACGGTCAAAGATCACAATCTCGCCCGCACTCGGTAAATGCGCGACGTAACGCTGGAAATACCACTGCGAGCGCTCGACGTCGCTTGGCTTTTCAAGCGCCACGATGCGGCATCCGCGCGGATTTAGATGCTCGGTTAGGCGCTTTATCGAGCCGCCCTTGCCAGCTGCGTCGCGCCCCTCGATGATGATCAGTACGCGCAAACCCTGCTCTTTTACGTGATTTTGAAATTTTAAAAGCTCGATTTGTAGCTTTCTAAGCTCGCGCTCGTAGTCGAATTTCACGCTATCCGTACCGTTTTTACTCACTCTAAACCTCCTTTGGATATTTTTAAAATGTTACTATCAAATGATTAAATTTTAGCTAAAATACGCTTCTTAATTTTATATTTAACGCTGACTTTATGGGAGCTTGTGTAAAATGCGACAAAAATTTCAAGGAATATTATGATTTTTAGGATGATTTTTGCGGCGGTTCTGACTTGCTGCGCTATGTTTGCCGAACCGCTTTCAGTCAAAGAAGCCTTCGGTCTCACCGCGCACGCCGACGACCAAAACGTTGAGTTTAGATTTGCCCCCGCGCCAAATATCCACGTCTACAAAGACAGCCTAGCAGCGAGTCTAGGCGATAAAAATTTAAACTCGCATCTAAATTTTCCAAAGGCTGAAATTTACGACGAGCGCGAGGTTTATACGGATAAATTTAGCCTTTTCGTGCCGATAAATTTGCTAAAAGGGCTTAGCGGCGGCGAAAATTTCACTCTAAAGCTCGAATACCAAGGCTGCGCCAAAGACGGCATCTGCTACCAACCGCAAATACTCAAATTTAGCGTCAAAAAGGGTCTTGGCGGCTACTCCGTCGCGCAGATCATAGAGGCCGCCGAGCCTGATTTTGCAAGCTCGCAAGCACCGCTTTCTGAGCAAGACTCCATCGCCGCAAGCCTTGGCAGCGCAAATTTCCTCCTCTCGCTCGCTACGTTTTTCGGCTACGGGTTGCTACTCTCGCTCACGCCTTGCATCTTTCCGATGATCCCGATCCTATCATCTATCATCGTCTCAAAGCAAGCTAGCAGCGCACAAGACGGCAAAAACGGCGCCGTAAATTTAAGTGCGGTAGACGAAAACTCGGTCAAATTTGATAGCGGTAACCCGCACGCTAAAAACGTCAAAAGCAAAAACTCGCGCGCTACAAGCGGCTTTTTTCTCTCTACCATCTACGTTTTTGCGATGGCCTGCGCCTACGCGGTAGCAGGCGTGGCGGCTAGCGTTTTTGGCTCTGGCGTACAAAGCGCGCTACAAACCCCGTCCGTACTGATCGGCTTTAGCCTCGTTTTCGTCGCACTCGCGCTTTCGATGTTTGGACTTTACGAGCTTCAGATGCCACTTGCCATGCAAAACGCGCTTAGCAAAAAAGCCCAAAGCAAGGGCGGCATAATCGGTGTTTTTGCGATGGGATTTTTATCCGCGCTCATCGCTAGCCCATGCGTCGCCGCTCCGCTTGCGGGCGCGCTGCTTTACATAGCACAGAGCGGAAACGCGCTTTTTGGCGGGCTTGCGCTATTTACGATGGGACTTGGTATGGGCGTGCCGCTACTGCTGATCGGAGCAAGCTCGGGTAGAATTTTGCCGCGGCCGGGCACTTGGATGGACAAAATCAAGACGCTTTTTGGTTTTATCATGCTGATAATGGCGGTTTGGCTTAGCGCACGCATACTAGGCTCTATGGCGGAGCTACTGCTTTACGGCGTTATCGGCGCGTTTGCTAGCGTATTTTTCGGAGCTTTTGACGCGACAAGTAGCGAGCAAAGCGGCGGCAAAAAACTACTAAAAGGCGCGGCGCTACTAGCCTTTATTTACTCCGTATTACTAATCGTGGGCTCGTTTTCGGGCGCTAAATCGGCGCTAAATCCGCTTGAAGGTTTTAAAAACTCGGGCGGCACAGGCGTAAATTTGAGCAAAAACGAACCAAATTTTATCGCCGTGTCAAATTTAACCGAGCTAGAAAATGCTGTAAAGAGCTCGTCTAAACCAGTGCTAATCGACTTTTATGCGACTTGGTGCGCTAGCTGCAACGAGCTTGACGAGATCACTTTTAAAGACGAAGCCGTGCTAAAAAAGCTAGAAAATTTTACTCTTTTGCGAGTGGACGTAACGAAAAATAGCAGTAGTGACGCGCAGATAATGAAAAAATTCGGACTTATCGGACCGCCTGCGATCCTATTTTTTCGCGCAGGTAGCCACGCGCAAGACGAGCTAAAAAACGCGCGACTCATCGGTTTTTATCCGCCCGAAAAGTTTTTAGCGCATCTTGAAAATTTCGGACTGTGAAA
The nucleotide sequence above comes from uncultured Campylobacter sp.. Encoded proteins:
- the ppk2 gene encoding polyphosphate kinase 2, with the translated sequence MSKNGTDSVKFDYERELRKLQIELLKFQNHVKEQGLRVLIIIEGRDAAGKGGSIKRLTEHLNPRGCRIVALEKPSDVERSQWYFQRYVAHLPSAGEIVIFDRSWYNRAGVEPVMGFCTQEEHKEFLREVPKFEEMIKNSGIIFFKFYLSVSKEEQKKRFKERLTDPLKQFKISPVDEKSQELWDQYTIAKYSMLLASNTPFCPWTIVVSDSKKQARINLFRYILANVEYPKKIDAKNFECDENVVRSGEEEIRQMEANLKNEKLSKMNG
- the dsbD gene encoding protein-disulfide reductase DsbD, translating into MIFRMIFAAVLTCCAMFAEPLSVKEAFGLTAHADDQNVEFRFAPAPNIHVYKDSLAASLGDKNLNSHLNFPKAEIYDEREVYTDKFSLFVPINLLKGLSGGENFTLKLEYQGCAKDGICYQPQILKFSVKKGLGGYSVAQIIEAAEPDFASSQAPLSEQDSIAASLGSANFLLSLATFFGYGLLLSLTPCIFPMIPILSSIIVSKQASSAQDGKNGAVNLSAVDENSVKFDSGNPHAKNVKSKNSRATSGFFLSTIYVFAMACAYAVAGVAASVFGSGVQSALQTPSVLIGFSLVFVALALSMFGLYELQMPLAMQNALSKKAQSKGGIIGVFAMGFLSALIASPCVAAPLAGALLYIAQSGNALFGGLALFTMGLGMGVPLLLIGASSGRILPRPGTWMDKIKTLFGFIMLIMAVWLSARILGSMAELLLYGVIGAFASVFFGAFDATSSEQSGGKKLLKGAALLAFIYSVLLIVGSFSGAKSALNPLEGFKNSGGTGVNLSKNEPNFIAVSNLTELENAVKSSSKPVLIDFYATWCASCNELDEITFKDEAVLKKLENFTLLRVDVTKNSSSDAQIMKKFGLIGPPAILFFRAGSHAQDELKNARLIGFYPPEKFLAHLENFGL